A portion of the Planctomycetia bacterium genome contains these proteins:
- a CDS encoding metallophosphoesterase, with translation MKRYVWLTDLHLNFPGNEPTGKFLDRIGSLGTDGVFLGGDISEWPDGPNYLRMMAERLVQPIYFVLGNHDYYFSSIDTVRRYMERLCDEAPRLVWLPRAEPIELAPGVGLIGHDGWADGRYGDYWRSLVMLNDYRLITELAPLDKVTRLSKLHQLGDEAAAHVRRALPTALSRFKHVVCLTHVPPFREACWYEGRISDDEWLPHFTCKAVGDALREIMTAHPQHEMTVLCGHTHGAGEAEILPNLHVFTGGAQYGAPEIQRVFEWDG, from the coding sequence ATGAAGCGTTATGTCTGGCTGACGGATTTGCATCTCAACTTCCCGGGAAACGAGCCGACGGGCAAGTTTCTCGATCGCATCGGGTCGCTCGGCACCGATGGCGTGTTCTTGGGCGGAGACATCTCCGAGTGGCCGGACGGGCCGAACTACTTGCGGATGATGGCCGAGCGGTTGGTTCAGCCGATTTACTTCGTGCTGGGCAACCACGATTACTACTTCAGTTCGATTGACACCGTGCGCCGCTACATGGAGCGGCTCTGCGATGAAGCGCCGCGGCTGGTTTGGCTGCCGCGCGCGGAGCCGATTGAACTTGCGCCCGGCGTGGGGCTCATCGGCCATGACGGCTGGGCCGATGGGCGGTACGGCGATTACTGGCGCTCGCTGGTGATGTTGAACGACTACCGTTTGATCACGGAGTTGGCGCCGCTCGATAAAGTTACGCGGCTCAGCAAACTCCATCAACTGGGCGACGAAGCGGCCGCGCATGTACGGCGCGCCTTGCCGACGGCGTTGTCGCGATTTAAGCACGTGGTCTGCTTGACACACGTCCCGCCGTTTCGCGAGGCGTGTTGGTACGAAGGTCGCATCTCAGACGACGAGTGGCTCCCCCACTTCACCTGCAAGGCGGTCGGCGATGCGCTCCGCGAAATCATGACTGCGCATCCGCAGCACGAGATGACCGTGCTCTGCGGCCACACGCATGGCGCCGGCGAAGCGGAGATCCTACCGAATCTGCACGTGTTCACCGGCGGCGCCCAATACGGCGCGCCGGAAATCCAACGCGTGTTCGAATGGGACGGGTAG
- a CDS encoding site-2 protease family protein, translating to MGLIQGGAFRIFRVAGINVFLHWTWLLVAAYSIQTRVNANRPPVWAVAEYLALFGIVLLHEFGHAFACRSVGGKAERIMLWPLGGIAFVEPPPRAGAVLWSIAAGPLVNVVLAPLLFGASMAAKVAGEAIVGAGAAECISTIAWINLGLLIFNLLPFYPLDGGQIFQSLLWFAVGRGRSLQIAGGVGALAGAAMIVIALLFGDMFLAVIAGFLMLQAWNGVRTGTMLRKLEALPRREGVHCPSCGERPVLGKVWPCERCQRPIDIFENDGVCGHCGHPAEKAICTQCGRTSPLDHASHDKLVEAWQA from the coding sequence ATGGGACTGATACAAGGCGGGGCATTCCGGATCTTCCGCGTCGCGGGGATTAACGTCTTCCTGCACTGGACTTGGCTGCTGGTGGCGGCCTACTCAATCCAAACTCGCGTTAACGCGAATAGACCACCCGTCTGGGCGGTCGCCGAATACTTGGCTCTCTTTGGCATCGTGCTGTTGCACGAATTCGGCCACGCGTTCGCTTGCCGCAGCGTCGGCGGCAAGGCCGAGCGGATCATGCTTTGGCCGCTGGGCGGGATCGCGTTTGTCGAACCACCGCCACGCGCCGGCGCGGTGCTCTGGAGCATTGCCGCGGGGCCGCTGGTGAACGTCGTACTGGCGCCACTACTTTTCGGCGCCTCGATGGCGGCCAAAGTGGCTGGCGAGGCGATTGTCGGTGCCGGTGCGGCCGAATGCATCTCGACCATTGCATGGATCAATCTTGGTCTATTGATCTTCAACCTGTTGCCGTTCTATCCGCTGGACGGCGGGCAGATTTTCCAATCATTGCTCTGGTTTGCAGTCGGTCGCGGCCGAAGCCTGCAGATTGCGGGCGGGGTCGGAGCGTTGGCGGGCGCGGCTATGATTGTGATCGCGCTGTTGTTCGGCGACATGTTCCTCGCGGTGATTGCTGGCTTTCTCATGTTGCAAGCCTGGAACGGCGTGCGGACCGGTACGATGCTACGAAAGCTGGAAGCGCTGCCGCGGCGCGAGGGCGTGCATTGTCCGTCGTGCGGAGAAAGGCCCGTGTTAGGCAAAGTCTGGCCGTGCGAGCGTTGCCAGCGGCCGATCGACATCTTCGAGAATGACGGCGTCTGCGGGCATTGCGGGCATCCAGCCGAGAAAGCGATCTGCACGCAGTGCGGACGGACGTCGCCGTTGGATCACGCCTCGCACGATAAACTGGTCGAGGCCTGGCAGGCATGA